A stretch of Telopea speciosissima isolate NSW1024214 ecotype Mountain lineage chromosome 11, Tspe_v1, whole genome shotgun sequence DNA encodes these proteins:
- the LOC122646189 gene encoding ankyrin repeat-containing protein BDA1-like: protein MKNESYFHQYEAAARRYFDIVEEITNKKIQYIKGADEYGKTSLHYAAEFGEEWIVERLIKKFPSSAYTLDINGHSPLHIAVWKFNLKAVKELIKHCPDSMEQVSQKGESILHFAVKSERLRMVIYVVDILGPEGLLNQPDMYGNTAFHVSANLTSTRKFFLFGIRCKARSMGT from the exons ATGAAGAACGAATCCTATTTCCATCAATATGAAGCTGCTGCCAGGCGATATTTTG ATATTGTGGAGGAAATTACAAACAAGAAAATACAATACATCAAAGGGGCAGACGAATATGGAAAAACTTCTCTCCACTATGCAGCAGAATTTGGGGAAGAGTGGATAGTAGAGAGGTTGATAAAGAAATTTCCTTCCAGTGCATATACGTTGGACATAAATGGTCACTCTCCACTTCACATTGCAGTTTGGAAATTCAACCTTAAAGCAGTGAAAGAGCTGATTAAACATTGCCCAGATAGTATGGAGCAGGTAAGCCAGAAAGGAGAGTCCATTCTTCATTTTGCAGTGAAGAGTGAAAGGTTGAGAATGGTGATCTATGTTGTGGATATATTGGGTCCTGAAGGATTGCTAAACCAACCAGATATGTATGGAAATACAGCTTTCCATGTTTCTGCTAATCTCACTTCTAccaggaaattttttttatttggcatTCGATGCAAGGCAAGATCCATGGGCACTTAA